A genome region from Desulfovibrio sp. JC010 includes the following:
- the glgP gene encoding alpha-glucan family phosphorylase produces the protein MQPLRVYSVVPRLPSQLKELWDLAYNFLFVWNSDIASIFSSIDQVLWRDCQQNPVKFLNSLPQQQLEELANDDFFVQRLKEAAKVQRSYLAREGCSYKFDGARKGDPVVAYFSFEYGIGLSLPIYSGGLGILAGDHLKSASDLNIPLIGIGLCYQHGYFRQYMTQDGWQQERYPSHDFEEMSIKAAKDKDDNEVKFTLDMKGEPLHVKVWYVEVGRVTLYLLDTNIPENPTYFRNITARLYGGDLEMRLWQEILLGIGGVKALAALGLEPSVIHMNEGHSAFAGLERIRIFMTEHGLSFEAAMEMVASSSIFTTHTPVPAGNDRFPADLMRPYFEPYAQTMGLAYKVFLSLGREDPRDDAEQFCMTVLALKLSRFNNGVSKLHGHVSRNMWQKVWPQYPVEDVPIGAITNGVHMPTWVATDFSLLFDRYLGPNWREDPDCARVWRQTDNIPDAELWRTHERLRERLVDFVRKRLRRQLMNIGARRKEIELADEVLDPRALTIGFARRFATYKRAGLLFKDKERLIKIISDSKQPVQFIFAGKAHPQDNGGKKLIQDLIQFCRREECRMSLVFLEDYDMKIANYMVQGCDIWLNTPRRPLEACGTSGMKAMANGVLQFSTPDGWWDEAYLPDNSLGWAVGRGEDYNDHEYQDFVESQTLYRVLENDIIPEFYDRGHGSLPRSWIAKVKKALRILGPEFNANRMVEDYTEKAYQPAFSNYNTMHKDNFQGAKDLAAWRMEVMTKWSSLKVRNITSEVHTDIYVEEPIIISAEVFLNGLTPDNVQVEIYAGPVGQDGKFARRNTVIMTPEEDMGGGWHVYQGEVLPNEAGRFGYTVRILPKHELLLDPHSLGLIHWAQ, from the coding sequence ATGCAGCCGCTTCGCGTTTACAGCGTCGTTCCACGTCTGCCCAGTCAGCTCAAAGAGCTTTGGGACTTGGCATATAACTTTCTTTTTGTCTGGAACAGCGACATTGCCAGTATCTTTTCCTCTATTGATCAGGTTCTCTGGCGTGATTGCCAGCAGAATCCGGTAAAGTTCCTGAACAGCCTGCCCCAGCAGCAGCTTGAGGAACTCGCTAATGATGATTTTTTTGTGCAGCGTCTCAAGGAAGCCGCCAAAGTTCAGAGAAGTTACCTTGCACGTGAAGGTTGTTCCTACAAATTTGACGGTGCCCGGAAAGGTGATCCTGTTGTGGCTTATTTCAGTTTTGAATACGGCATCGGCCTCAGTCTGCCCATTTATTCCGGAGGATTGGGGATTCTTGCCGGGGACCACCTGAAATCAGCAAGCGACCTGAACATTCCGCTGATCGGGATCGGCCTGTGCTATCAGCACGGTTATTTCCGGCAGTACATGACTCAGGACGGCTGGCAGCAGGAGCGTTATCCCAGCCATGATTTTGAGGAAATGTCTATCAAAGCCGCCAAAGATAAAGACGACAATGAGGTCAAATTTACCTTGGATATGAAAGGTGAGCCTCTGCATGTCAAAGTCTGGTATGTGGAAGTCGGGCGGGTGACCCTTTATCTGCTTGATACCAATATTCCCGAAAACCCGACTTATTTCCGCAACATTACCGCGCGACTGTACGGCGGTGATCTTGAAATGCGTCTCTGGCAGGAGATCCTGCTCGGCATCGGCGGGGTCAAGGCCCTTGCCGCTCTCGGGCTTGAGCCGAGCGTTATTCATATGAATGAAGGACATTCCGCTTTTGCAGGTCTTGAGCGTATCCGCATTTTTATGACCGAACACGGTTTATCTTTTGAAGCGGCCATGGAAATGGTTGCTTCCTCAAGCATCTTTACCACCCACACCCCGGTTCCTGCGGGTAACGACCGTTTTCCCGCAGATTTGATGCGGCCGTATTTTGAACCTTATGCCCAGACCATGGGGCTTGCTTACAAGGTTTTTCTGTCTCTTGGACGTGAAGACCCGCGTGATGATGCGGAGCAGTTCTGCATGACCGTGCTGGCCCTGAAACTTTCCCGTTTTAATAACGGTGTATCCAAATTACATGGTCATGTTTCCCGGAATATGTGGCAGAAGGTATGGCCGCAGTATCCGGTGGAAGATGTACCCATCGGGGCTATTACCAACGGCGTGCATATGCCCACATGGGTGGCTACTGATTTCTCTCTGCTTTTTGACCGCTACCTCGGTCCGAACTGGCGTGAGGACCCGGATTGCGCAAGAGTATGGAGACAGACCGATAATATTCCCGATGCCGAACTCTGGCGCACCCACGAAAGGCTCAGAGAGCGTCTGGTGGATTTCGTGCGTAAGCGTCTGCGTCGTCAGCTGATGAATATCGGGGCGCGGCGCAAGGAAATCGAGCTTGCGGATGAAGTGCTCGATCCCCGTGCATTGACCATCGGTTTTGCGCGCAGGTTTGCTACCTACAAGCGTGCGGGGCTTCTGTTTAAAGATAAGGAACGTCTGATTAAGATAATTTCAGACTCCAAGCAGCCGGTGCAGTTTATTTTTGCAGGTAAAGCCCATCCGCAGGATAACGGCGGTAAAAAGCTCATTCAGGATCTGATCCAGTTCTGCCGCCGTGAAGAATGCCGCATGAGTCTTGTCTTTCTTGAAGACTATGACATGAAGATCGCCAATTACATGGTTCAGGGCTGCGATATCTGGCTGAATACTCCGCGTCGTCCCTTGGAAGCCTGCGGAACCAGCGGCATGAAGGCCATGGCTAACGGTGTTCTTCAGTTCAGCACCCCGGACGGCTGGTGGGATGAAGCCTACCTGCCTGATAATAGCCTCGGCTGGGCCGTTGGGCGCGGTGAAGATTACAACGATCATGAATATCAGGATTTTGTGGAGAGCCAGACCCTTTACAGAGTACTGGAAAATGACATAATCCCTGAGTTCTATGACCGCGGCCACGGCAGCCTTCCCCGCAGCTGGATTGCCAAGGTTAAGAAGGCGTTAAGGATTCTGGGACCGGAATTCAACGCCAACCGCATGGTGGAAGATTATACTGAAAAGGCTTACCAGCCCGCATTCAGCAATTACAACACCATGCATAAGGACAACTTCCAGGGAGCCAAGGATCTGGCTGCATGGAGAATGGAAGTAATGACCAAGTGGTCCAGCCTGAAGGTCCGCAACATTACTTCGGAAGTTCATACCGATATATATGTGGAAGAGCCGATCATCATTTCAGCTGAGGTTTTTCTTAACGGTTTGACCCCGGATAATGTGCAGGTGGAAATCTATGCCGGACCGGTAGGGCAGGATGGTAAATTTGCCCGCCGAAATACCGTGATCATGACTCCTGAAGAAGATATGGGCGGCGGCTGGCATGTTTATCAGGGCGAAGTTCTGCCCAATGAGGCCGGAAGGTTCGGTTATACCGTACGTATCCTGCCCAAGCATGAGCTGCTGCTTGATCCTCATTCTCTCGGACTCATCCACTGGGCACAGTAA
- the dut gene encoding dUTP diphosphatase, which yields MNPTQSNPVEVKVKFLSETAREGGLDYATPNSAGVDLRACIEEDFVEIEAGGRYAFPAGIAIEITAPGIAGFIYSRSGLGTKDGLTVSQGVGVIDPDYRGEIKVSLLNTSGEKRRIERGQRIAQLVFMPYCHALLTPSEELSDTTRGAGGFGHTGKN from the coding sequence ATGAATCCCACCCAATCCAATCCAGTTGAAGTAAAAGTAAAATTCCTCAGTGAGACCGCCCGTGAAGGAGGGCTGGACTACGCTACCCCCAATTCCGCAGGGGTGGACCTGCGTGCCTGCATTGAAGAAGATTTCGTGGAGATCGAAGCGGGCGGAAGATATGCCTTCCCCGCCGGAATAGCCATTGAGATCACCGCACCGGGCATTGCCGGATTTATCTATTCCCGCAGCGGACTGGGCACCAAGGACGGACTTACCGTCAGTCAGGGAGTCGGCGTAATCGACCCTGACTACCGTGGAGAGATCAAAGTTTCCCTGCTCAACACATCAGGCGAGAAACGACGAATTGAGCGTGGACAACGCATTGCACAGCTCGTTTTCATGCCCTACTGCCATGCCCTGCTGACTCCCAGCGAAGAACTTTCCGACACAACCAGAGGTGCCGGGGGATTCGGGCATACAGGCAAAAACTAA
- a CDS encoding aspartate aminotransferase family protein gives MSKHDTLVAAEQKSICNTYGRYPVNVCKAKGSRLWDIDGKEYIDLLSGISVVNIGHCRDDLADVMAEQARKLVQVSNLFYQEEQVELAEKLLATCDADKVFFSNSGAEANEAAIKLARRYMRTVKERDAFEIITLDGSFHGRTLATLTATGQTGPIKDGFAPLPEGFKYVPAGDVDTLKSAISKKTAAVMIEMVQGEGGIKPLPEDYVKAVTELVTENDILLIVDEVQSGLCRTGKWWAHQHYGVTPHIFTSAKALANGLPMGAMLATEEVAKGFTPGSHATTFGGGALVSKVASKVIDIMTEDKLAQRAADLGDFFKSEAGKLQDKYPGKIKSVRGLGLMLGVELSFDGSEIFNELREQGFILNLTKGTILRLLPALTIDREDLVAFLEALEGLLAKQA, from the coding sequence ATGAGTAAACACGATACACTTGTAGCTGCCGAACAGAAATCCATCTGCAACACTTACGGAAGGTATCCCGTAAACGTATGCAAAGCCAAAGGTTCCAGACTCTGGGATATTGACGGCAAAGAATACATCGACCTGCTTTCCGGAATTTCCGTGGTCAATATCGGCCACTGCCGGGACGACCTCGCCGACGTAATGGCAGAGCAGGCCCGTAAACTGGTGCAGGTCAGCAACCTTTTTTATCAGGAAGAACAGGTGGAACTGGCAGAAAAACTGCTCGCCACCTGCGATGCGGATAAAGTTTTCTTTTCCAACTCAGGTGCGGAAGCCAACGAAGCGGCCATCAAGCTGGCCAGACGGTACATGCGCACCGTTAAGGAAAGGGACGCTTTTGAAATCATCACCCTTGACGGCTCCTTCCACGGTCGGACCCTTGCCACCCTGACCGCCACCGGACAGACCGGCCCCATCAAGGACGGCTTCGCTCCCCTGCCGGAAGGATTCAAATATGTCCCCGCAGGCGATGTTGACACCCTCAAATCCGCCATCAGCAAAAAAACCGCTGCGGTCATGATCGAGATGGTACAGGGTGAAGGCGGCATCAAACCCCTGCCCGAGGATTACGTAAAAGCCGTTACCGAACTGGTGACAGAGAACGACATACTGCTTATTGTGGATGAAGTGCAGTCCGGCCTGTGCAGAACCGGAAAATGGTGGGCGCACCAGCATTACGGAGTGACCCCGCATATTTTCACCTCCGCCAAGGCCCTTGCCAACGGCCTGCCCATGGGCGCCATGCTGGCAACCGAGGAAGTTGCCAAAGGATTCACCCCCGGCAGCCACGCCACCACCTTCGGCGGCGGTGCACTGGTCTCCAAGGTCGCATCAAAGGTCATCGACATCATGACCGAAGACAAGCTGGCTCAGCGCGCAGCAGATCTGGGCGATTTCTTCAAGTCCGAAGCAGGCAAGCTTCAGGACAAATATCCCGGCAAGATCAAATCCGTGCGTGGCCTCGGCCTCATGCTCGGAGTGGAACTGAGCTTTGACGGCAGTGAAATATTCAACGAACTGCGTGAACAGGGCTTCATCCTCAACCTGACCAAGGGCACAATCCTGAGGCTGCTTCCAGCTCTGACCATTGACCGGGAAGACCTTGTCGCCTTTCTCGAAGCTCTGGAAGGATTGCTGGCAAAGCAGGCTTAG
- a CDS encoding 50S ribosomal protein L11 methyltransferase: MPKLLRIQFTLTELESDECQVYLGARVAHGWEEKPLDDDSIFYTIHLEDHPLGVEIVEEIKSRWPHAGCVGEEIEDENWGLAWKDYFEPVTCGQFEILPPWLLEKKTAGKDHIIIEPKMAFGTGGHPTTALCLELISKLAEEGKLNSDMEFFDLGTGSAILAIALAKLGLKGVGVDIDPQSIVCAQENIDNNAVDGIILSVGSADSIDPKLKYELVVANILSGPLIELCPDVTARLKENSILILSGILVEQAEKVAAEYIKAGLPAPEIFTMGEWAGLLWRNVSSTDE; encoded by the coding sequence ATGCCTAAACTGCTCAGAATCCAGTTCACCCTTACCGAGCTTGAAAGCGATGAATGTCAGGTTTACCTCGGCGCACGCGTGGCCCACGGCTGGGAAGAAAAGCCGCTTGATGACGATTCCATTTTTTACACCATCCATCTGGAAGACCATCCCCTTGGCGTGGAGATCGTGGAAGAGATCAAATCCCGCTGGCCCCATGCCGGATGTGTGGGCGAAGAAATCGAAGACGAAAACTGGGGTCTTGCATGGAAGGATTATTTCGAACCCGTCACCTGCGGGCAGTTCGAAATCCTGCCCCCGTGGCTGCTGGAAAAAAAGACCGCAGGCAAAGATCACATCATCATCGAACCGAAAATGGCTTTCGGCACAGGCGGCCACCCCACTACCGCCCTCTGTCTTGAGCTGATCAGCAAGCTGGCCGAAGAAGGCAAGCTCAACTCAGACATGGAATTTTTCGATCTCGGTACCGGGTCCGCCATCCTCGCCATCGCACTTGCCAAACTGGGCCTGAAAGGTGTCGGTGTGGATATCGATCCGCAGTCCATTGTCTGCGCACAGGAAAATATCGACAACAACGCTGTTGACGGCATCATCCTTTCCGTAGGCTCTGCCGACTCCATCGATCCCAAGCTCAAATACGAACTGGTGGTTGCCAACATCCTTTCCGGTCCGCTCATCGAGCTTTGCCCGGACGTGACCGCGCGCCTCAAGGAAAACTCCATCCTGATCCTTTCCGGTATTTTAGTAGAACAGGCCGAAAAAGTAGCTGCAGAGTACATCAAGGCAGGACTGCCCGCTCCAGAAATCTTCACCATGGGTGAATGGGCAGGCTTATTGTGGAGAAATGTAAGTTCTACAGATGAATAG
- a CDS encoding endonuclease III domain-containing protein: MNREQTLIEYYKALSERLGPSHWWPGESPFEIAVGAILVQNTNWVNVEKAIDNLRANDGLHPQGLRKFSMEELQELIRPSGFFRMKAVRLNNFLDFLDDNSARCITDLEDAETFELREKLLAVNGIGPETADSILLYALNKPVFVVDGYTRRIFNRHMLVHEDIDYHELQEYFMDVLDPDVKMYNEYHALIVRTAKEWCKKSNPDCENCPLGKFLEN, encoded by the coding sequence ATGAATAGAGAACAAACATTAATAGAATACTATAAGGCCCTATCCGAGAGATTAGGTCCTTCGCACTGGTGGCCGGGTGAAAGCCCGTTCGAAATCGCCGTGGGTGCTATTCTGGTCCAGAATACCAACTGGGTTAACGTGGAAAAGGCCATTGACAATCTCAGGGCTAATGATGGACTGCACCCGCAGGGCTTGCGTAAATTTTCCATGGAGGAATTGCAGGAACTGATCCGGCCTTCAGGATTCTTCCGTATGAAAGCGGTAAGATTAAATAATTTCCTTGATTTCCTTGACGATAATTCTGCAAGGTGTATCACAGACTTGGAAGATGCGGAGACCTTTGAACTTCGCGAAAAACTGTTGGCTGTCAACGGGATCGGTCCGGAAACAGCAGATTCCATACTGCTTTACGCGCTGAATAAACCTGTATTTGTGGTTGACGGATACACGCGCAGGATTTTCAACCGCCATATGCTGGTTCATGAAGATATCGACTACCATGAATTGCAGGAATATTTCATGGATGTGCTTGATCCCGACGTTAAAATGTACAATGAATATCATGCCTTGATTGTACGCACAGCCAAAGAATGGTGTAAAAAATCAAACCCTGACTGTGAAAACTGCCCGCTGGGCAAATTTCTGGAAAACTGA
- a CDS encoding peptidoglycan DD-metalloendopeptidase family protein: MSRMVAKTHLIIFACALLMLCGAVCVSADSTVDRLKGEIQDTKQTVKQQKQELLKLTREERSMFGELAAIEDRITDVERELFRQEDDLAGIMEDEQAAKADQRVLEGELDEIVDKLKSMLTRLWPVHSRKLENKFGSLDDWEQADRNFVWLASLYKETKVELDKAQQKADEISDNLEVQRDLRVKAEAKLAEINGTKDSLLKDKLSLLAGIKSIRALKISHEQELKGLLDTINKLNYRLKSLTSKKIANFKGSLPRPCEGDTRVRFKPSAKPPVRGIGIQTAGNVDVKSIFWGKVVHNDTLRGFGRVVIIYHGYNYYSLYAYLAESFVKTGQEVEKDEIIGKTGYYPNLKETGLYFELRFHQKPVNPQKWLARY; the protein is encoded by the coding sequence ATGTCCCGAATGGTTGCCAAAACACACCTGATCATCTTTGCCTGCGCATTGCTCATGCTTTGCGGGGCTGTGTGTGTTTCTGCGGATTCCACTGTGGACAGGTTGAAGGGCGAGATTCAGGACACCAAACAGACCGTCAAGCAGCAAAAACAGGAACTGCTTAAGCTGACCCGCGAAGAACGTTCCATGTTCGGCGAGCTTGCGGCCATTGAGGACCGTATCACAGATGTGGAACGGGAACTTTTCCGGCAGGAAGACGATCTTGCAGGCATCATGGAAGATGAACAGGCAGCCAAAGCGGACCAACGGGTTCTTGAAGGCGAACTTGATGAAATTGTCGATAAACTGAAATCCATGCTGACCAGACTCTGGCCGGTTCACTCCCGCAAACTTGAAAACAAATTCGGATCACTGGACGACTGGGAACAGGCGGACCGCAATTTCGTCTGGCTGGCCTCGTTGTACAAGGAGACTAAGGTCGAACTGGATAAAGCTCAGCAAAAGGCTGACGAAATCTCCGACAACCTTGAAGTCCAGCGGGACCTGCGTGTAAAGGCAGAAGCCAAACTGGCCGAAATCAATGGTACTAAAGACTCTCTGCTTAAAGACAAACTGAGCCTGCTGGCCGGAATAAAATCCATCCGCGCGCTTAAAATCAGCCATGAACAGGAACTCAAAGGGCTTCTTGATACAATCAACAAACTGAATTACAGACTCAAGAGCCTGACCAGCAAAAAAATTGCTAATTTTAAAGGGTCCTTACCCCGCCCATGCGAGGGGGATACCAGAGTCCGGTTCAAACCTTCCGCCAAACCGCCTGTGCGGGGCATCGGAATCCAGACCGCCGGAAATGTTGATGTAAAATCAATCTTCTGGGGCAAGGTCGTGCATAACGATACGCTCCGGGGCTTCGGGCGGGTTGTGATTATTTATCACGGCTACAACTACTACTCTCTTTACGCCTATCTGGCCGAAAGTTTCGTAAAAACGGGTCAGGAGGTCGAAAAGGATGAAATTATCGGTAAAACAGGGTATTACCCTAACTTGAAAGAAACGGGCCTCTATTTTGAATTGCGTTTTCATCAGAAACCCGTTAACCCGCAAAAATGGCTTGCCCGCTATTAA
- a CDS encoding S41 family peptidase, which translates to MRKTLWLIAIVSLFVISVAPEPTQAVDENRFEPLRRFSQVLDLVEHNYVNDISRKELVDDAVKGMLEQLDPHSTFLSTDDFKEMQESTSGEFSGIGIEISMEKGRLTVISPIEDTPAYKAGLKAGDLILEINGESTQSISLMEAVGKIRGKRGTDVILTILHKDANKPEKITITRDTIPIISAKSQALGDGILYLRLTRFNENTTREMHKALRAYKKKHTLKGVVLDLRNNPGGLLTQAVSVADTFINDGLLVYIEGRNKASRKDFMADEQATDVHVPIVTLINAGSASASEIVAGALKDHDRALLIGERTFGKGSVQTIIPMADGSGIKLTTALYYTPSGRSIQAEGINPDIVYPFVAPAAEKDKDDRFILREKDLSRHLENNGKDKKEDKAQDDKAKKMLERDNQLRLALQMVKQLPRLKEIK; encoded by the coding sequence ATGAGAAAAACTTTGTGGTTGATTGCGATAGTCTCACTTTTCGTAATCTCCGTTGCACCGGAACCGACACAAGCTGTTGATGAAAACCGTTTTGAACCCCTGCGCAGATTTTCGCAGGTGCTTGATCTGGTGGAACATAATTACGTTAACGACATCTCCCGCAAAGAACTTGTAGATGATGCTGTAAAGGGCATGCTCGAACAGCTCGACCCGCACTCCACTTTTCTTTCCACTGATGATTTCAAAGAAATGCAGGAATCCACCAGCGGTGAATTCAGCGGCATCGGCATTGAAATCAGCATGGAGAAAGGACGCTTGACCGTTATTTCCCCCATTGAGGACACCCCGGCTTACAAGGCGGGCCTCAAAGCAGGAGACCTCATTCTTGAAATCAACGGTGAATCCACCCAGTCTATTTCGCTCATGGAAGCTGTAGGGAAAATCAGAGGCAAGCGCGGTACTGACGTTATCCTGACCATCCTGCACAAGGATGCCAACAAGCCTGAAAAGATAACCATCACCCGCGACACCATCCCCATCATCAGTGCCAAAAGTCAGGCTCTGGGTGACGGTATTCTCTACCTGCGACTGACCAGATTCAACGAAAACACCACCCGCGAAATGCATAAAGCCCTGCGCGCGTACAAGAAAAAACACACCCTCAAAGGTGTTGTTCTCGACCTGCGTAATAACCCCGGCGGACTGCTCACTCAGGCGGTATCCGTTGCTGATACTTTCATCAATGACGGACTGCTCGTTTACATTGAAGGCCGAAACAAAGCCAGCCGCAAGGATTTCATGGCAGATGAACAGGCCACTGACGTTCACGTACCCATCGTGACCCTGATCAACGCCGGTTCCGCATCCGCTTCCGAGATTGTAGCCGGTGCGCTCAAGGATCATGACCGCGCCCTGCTGATCGGCGAACGGACCTTCGGTAAAGGTTCGGTACAGACCATCATCCCTATGGCTGACGGGTCCGGCATCAAGCTGACCACCGCTCTTTACTACACCCCCAGCGGCCGCTCCATTCAGGCCGAGGGTATTAATCCTGACATCGTCTACCCCTTTGTTGCCCCGGCGGCAGAAAAAGACAAAGACGACCGCTTCATCTTGCGCGAAAAAGACCTCAGCCGTCATCTTGAAAACAACGGCAAGGACAAAAAAGAAGATAAAGCACAGGATGATAAAGCCAAGAAAATGCTTGAAAGAGATAACCAGCTCCGACTGGCACTGCAGATGGTGAAGCAGCTTCCCCGCCTGAAAGAAATCAAGTAA
- a CDS encoding divergent polysaccharide deacetylase family protein, whose product MDQNNPEQNEQPEIPETQPGFRARLSKPVTIAALTVVFAAALCLIIALAVAPSPDSNASSDVSGEKTAAAPVQLYEEPMEDDLDDLVKQIDLSLINTLKAANISMSDLRLEDVSLKKHQGRDYHFQQLSFPVSGDKKIFLADVQKGLESTALNASLHEVADNSWMISINGVPTHRFSIFTPKIKKQKTAPVKLDPNAPKMAIVIDDMGEDLGLARGLAALDAKITFSIWPNSSHVKKTIAIAKKSGNEIMVHLPMEPKGYPKVNPGKDALLMKMDADSISRITLAAIAKVPGATGLNNHMGSRFTEFYTGMGVVMTQLHKKHLFFLDSRTTPKSAGRKAASKAGVTFYERNIFLDNVKDVRAIKYQLSKTAKIARKRGQAIAIGHPNHETLKAIRQWVAENRGKIRIVPVSSLRPNS is encoded by the coding sequence GTGGATCAGAACAATCCCGAACAAAACGAACAGCCCGAAATCCCGGAAACCCAACCGGGATTTCGGGCTCGTCTTTCCAAGCCTGTCACCATTGCTGCCCTGACCGTTGTCTTTGCGGCAGCTCTATGCCTGATAATTGCTTTGGCTGTTGCTCCTTCACCGGACAGCAATGCTTCCAGCGATGTTTCCGGCGAAAAGACTGCTGCCGCTCCTGTACAGCTCTACGAAGAACCTATGGAAGACGACCTTGATGATCTGGTTAAGCAGATTGACCTAAGCCTGATCAACACCCTTAAGGCCGCAAATATTTCCATGAGCGACCTGCGGCTGGAAGATGTATCCCTGAAAAAGCATCAGGGACGGGATTACCACTTCCAGCAACTCAGCTTCCCTGTATCCGGCGACAAGAAGATATTTCTTGCCGATGTACAGAAAGGGCTGGAATCCACTGCACTTAACGCCAGCCTGCATGAAGTGGCGGATAACAGCTGGATGATCAGTATCAACGGTGTGCCCACCCACAGGTTTTCCATCTTCACCCCCAAGATAAAGAAGCAAAAAACCGCCCCGGTCAAACTTGACCCCAATGCTCCCAAAATGGCCATCGTCATTGATGACATGGGCGAAGATCTGGGGCTTGCCCGAGGACTGGCCGCACTGGATGCAAAAATCACCTTTTCCATCTGGCCCAACAGTTCCCATGTAAAGAAAACCATCGCCATCGCCAAAAAAAGCGGCAATGAAATCATGGTCCACCTGCCCATGGAACCCAAGGGCTATCCCAAGGTAAACCCCGGTAAAGATGCCCTGCTGATGAAAATGGACGCTGATTCAATCAGCAGAATCACCCTTGCGGCAATCGCAAAAGTGCCCGGAGCCACAGGTCTGAACAACCACATGGGTTCCCGCTTTACCGAGTTCTACACCGGAATGGGCGTGGTTATGACCCAGTTGCATAAGAAGCACCTCTTCTTCCTCGACAGCCGGACCACTCCCAAAAGCGCAGGGCGCAAGGCCGCCTCCAAAGCAGGAGTAACCTTCTACGAACGCAACATTTTCCTCGATAACGTCAAGGATGTGAGGGCCATCAAATACCAGCTTTCCAAGACCGCCAAAATCGCCCGTAAAAGGGGGCAGGCCATTGCTATCGGACATCCGAACCACGAAACCCTTAAGGCCATCCGCCAATGGGTTGCCGAGAACAGAGGCAAGATCAGGATTGTTCCGGTAAGTTCATTGCGTCCCAACAGCTAG
- a CDS encoding ABC transporter substrate-binding protein, which yields MKKILLFLVLLFMVTVPVIHSAQTYTVSISQIVEHPSLDAMRDGFKDRLKEAGYDVIYNEHIAQGNQATNIQIANQIKGESPDLVLTITTPSSQAVAQKIKDIPVLFTGVTDPVAAGLVKSLMQPGKNISGMTDMSPVLRQVELIKEFMPEVKTIGTIYNAGEANSIVLTNMLKEICKDFDIKVEEASIANSSGVYQAAKSLVGKCDAVYIPLDNTVVSGLEAAIKVCRQNKLPIFSADTDSVERGTVAALAVDYYRMGLQTADMAARLLGGKAKPADMPVETLQNLRLFVNEKAAAKMGVKIPKQVMERADKIIK from the coding sequence ATGAAAAAAATCCTCCTATTTCTCGTACTGCTGTTCATGGTTACGGTTCCCGTAATCCACTCCGCCCAGACTTACACTGTTTCTATTTCCCAGATTGTAGAGCACCCCTCTCTCGACGCCATGAGGGACGGTTTTAAAGACCGCCTTAAAGAGGCCGGATATGATGTAATTTACAATGAGCATATAGCTCAGGGCAATCAGGCCACCAACATCCAGATTGCCAACCAGATCAAAGGCGAAAGCCCCGATCTGGTTCTGACCATCACCACCCCTTCTTCACAGGCGGTTGCCCAGAAGATCAAAGACATTCCCGTACTTTTCACCGGTGTGACCGATCCCGTTGCCGCAGGGCTGGTAAAAAGCCTCATGCAGCCCGGTAAAAACATCTCCGGTATGACCGATATGAGCCCGGTTCTGCGTCAGGTGGAGCTGATCAAGGAATTCATGCCTGAGGTCAAAACCATCGGTACCATCTACAATGCAGGTGAAGCCAACTCCATCGTACTGACCAATATGCTCAAGGAAATCTGCAAGGATTTCGACATCAAGGTAGAGGAAGCTTCCATTGCCAACTCCAGCGGAGTTTATCAGGCTGCCAAAAGCCTTGTGGGCAAATGTGACGCTGTCTACATCCCGCTGGACAACACTGTAGTTTCCGGTCTTGAAGCAGCCATCAAGGTCTGTCGCCAGAACAAACTGCCCATCTTCTCTGCCGATACAGATTCAGTAGAACGCGGAACCGTGGCCGCACTGGCTGTGGATTACTACCGTATGGGACTGCAGACCGCTGACATGGCCGCCCGTCTGCTCGGCGGCAAAGCCAAACCTGCGGATATGCCGGTTGAAACCCTCCAGAACCTGCGCCTCTTCGTAAATGAAAAAGCAGCCGCTAAAATGGGAGTAAAGATTCCCAAGCAGGTCATGGAACGGGCTGACAAAATCATCAAATAA